The Sorangiineae bacterium MSr11367 genome window below encodes:
- a CDS encoding M4 family metallopeptidase → MVERQSASVVDRAVFSKDPDAYWAVAGTLERVHRIELTGRANGLPIHDTVLVSAETGAILVRLPHVHTAKDRALHDAEHRSFIEDLPGPVVRTEGQPSHADPVVNVNYDHLGTTYDAYRELFGRDSFDDRGATAISSVHFGRNLVNAFWTGTQVAFGDGDGVDADNLALSLDVTAHEITHAVTERTSNLVYTDESGGLNEAISDIFGAVVEWYRNGRVVSDAIWKVGDDIWTPGTEGDALRYMNDPALDDSSLDDYRDYVPGTDVHNSSGIANLAFYLLAQGGTHPRGKTTIHVNGIGIEKAARIFYRANTSILTPRDEFEDAAVATEQAAAQLGFSSDEVASVNAAWRAVGVAPPASMALVSGVPLTGLRGERGGKAYYRLDVPAGATDLSFQLRGGSGDPICT, encoded by the coding sequence ATGGTCGAACGGCAATCGGCGTCGGTCGTCGATCGCGCCGTTTTCTCGAAGGATCCCGATGCCTACTGGGCGGTGGCTGGCACGCTCGAACGCGTCCATCGTATCGAATTGACGGGCCGCGCGAACGGCCTTCCCATCCACGATACCGTTCTCGTCAGCGCAGAGACCGGCGCGATTCTCGTTCGTCTGCCCCATGTTCATACCGCGAAGGACCGAGCGCTCCACGACGCCGAGCATCGCTCATTCATCGAGGACCTACCGGGGCCCGTGGTCCGCACGGAGGGGCAGCCATCCCACGCGGATCCCGTGGTGAATGTGAATTACGATCATCTGGGTACCACGTACGACGCGTATCGCGAGCTCTTCGGTCGGGACTCCTTCGACGATCGAGGAGCTACCGCGATCAGCTCCGTGCACTTCGGCCGCAATCTGGTCAACGCATTCTGGACCGGGACGCAAGTCGCGTTTGGAGATGGCGACGGAGTCGATGCCGACAACCTCGCCCTGTCCCTGGACGTCACGGCGCACGAAATCACTCATGCGGTGACCGAAAGGACGTCCAATCTCGTTTACACGGATGAATCGGGTGGCTTGAACGAAGCGATCTCGGACATCTTTGGCGCCGTCGTGGAGTGGTACCGGAATGGCCGGGTCGTGAGCGACGCGATCTGGAAGGTTGGCGACGACATCTGGACGCCCGGAACCGAGGGCGACGCCCTTCGCTACATGAATGATCCGGCGCTTGACGACTCCTCGCTCGACGACTATCGCGACTACGTTCCGGGCACGGATGTTCACAACAGCTCGGGAATCGCAAACCTCGCCTTCTATCTTCTGGCGCAAGGTGGTACCCATCCGCGCGGCAAGACCACGATCCACGTGAATGGCATTGGCATCGAGAAAGCTGCCCGAATCTTCTACCGTGCGAACACGTCGATCCTGACCCCGCGCGACGAATTCGAAGATGCTGCCGTTGCGACGGAGCAAGCGGCCGCGCAGTTGGGATTCTCCTCGGACGAAGTCGCATCGGTCAACGCTGCATGGCGCGCGGTGGGCGTGGCACCGCCTGCTTCCATGGCTCTGGTGAGCGGTGTGCCGCTGACTGGGCTCCGAGGCGAGCGAGGTGGCAAAGCCTACTACCGATTGGACGTTCCCGCGGGCGCAACGGATCTCTCGTTCCAGCTCCGTGGCGGCTCCGGAGATCCGATTTGTACGTGA
- a CDS encoding DUF805 domain-containing protein produces the protein MKKTLILLFGMQRRVSRRAYLGWGAALAALKIGVDTAVVLAMAGTFWSPLAYILPSVTIRQHDVASGSGAMHALLALWALPFAWIGLTMSIRRAVDAGQSPWIGTLFLVPIVNYMMIAILGAMPSKGQMRWEPAPVMGPYRGGGEGAAPPPSSARTLPLPPALRAALLAPPIGIGMIALCSYAIGQYGFVLFLTTPFAMGAIASVIYNRPALRSYGSTVGVALAAVAIAGGLCLLFAIEGILCLAMAFPIAAAMTTAGALVARAIVAYQSHELPPLAVIALPLFAFGESHLVGPVPRDVVTTIEIDAPPEAVWPNVIGFSELPAPPEWFFRLGIAYPMRARIHGAGVGAVRHCEFSTGPFVEPITVWDPLNRLAFDVTSQPPSMTEWSPYRNIKAPHVENYMVSKGGEFRLVRLAGNRTRLEGTTHYTLAIYPEVYWVNYAEVLLHAIHHRVLVHIKASSEAQAQGHV, from the coding sequence ATGAAAAAGACGCTCATTCTCCTTTTCGGCATGCAGCGGCGCGTCTCACGCCGTGCGTATCTGGGCTGGGGGGCGGCGCTGGCGGCGCTCAAGATCGGGGTCGATACCGCGGTCGTGCTTGCGATGGCGGGCACGTTTTGGTCGCCGCTCGCCTACATACTTCCGAGCGTGACCATCCGGCAACATGACGTTGCATCGGGCTCGGGGGCGATGCACGCGCTGCTCGCCCTATGGGCGCTGCCGTTCGCGTGGATCGGCCTCACCATGAGCATCCGGCGTGCCGTCGACGCGGGGCAATCGCCGTGGATCGGCACCCTCTTCCTGGTGCCGATCGTCAATTACATGATGATCGCCATTCTGGGGGCCATGCCTTCCAAAGGCCAAATGCGATGGGAACCGGCGCCGGTCATGGGGCCCTATCGCGGGGGTGGCGAAGGTGCGGCGCCGCCACCCTCTTCGGCGCGCACCCTGCCGCTTCCGCCCGCATTGCGGGCTGCGCTTTTGGCGCCACCCATTGGCATCGGCATGATCGCCCTCTGTTCGTACGCGATTGGCCAATACGGATTCGTGCTCTTTCTCACCACGCCGTTCGCGATGGGAGCCATCGCATCAGTCATTTACAATCGTCCGGCCCTTCGATCGTATGGGTCGACGGTTGGGGTGGCGCTGGCGGCGGTGGCGATCGCCGGGGGACTCTGTTTGCTCTTTGCGATCGAGGGCATTCTCTGCTTGGCGATGGCGTTTCCGATTGCCGCTGCGATGACCACCGCCGGTGCCCTCGTCGCGCGGGCGATCGTCGCTTATCAGTCGCACGAGCTCCCTCCGCTGGCGGTGATCGCCTTGCCCCTGTTTGCCTTCGGTGAATCGCACCTGGTCGGGCCGGTTCCGCGCGATGTCGTCACCACCATTGAAATCGATGCGCCGCCCGAGGCCGTATGGCCCAACGTCATTGGCTTCAGCGAGCTGCCCGCGCCGCCCGAATGGTTCTTTCGACTCGGAATCGCCTATCCGATGCGCGCGCGCATCCACGGTGCCGGCGTGGGTGCCGTGCGGCACTGCGAGTTTTCGACCGGTCCTTTCGTGGAGCCGATCACGGTGTGGGATCCGCTGAACCGGCTCGCGTTCGATGTCACGTCGCAGCCGCCGTCGATGACCGAGTGGAGCCCGTATCGGAACATCAAGGCGCCCCACGTCGAGAACTACATGGTCTCCAAGGGCGGCGAATTTCGTTTGGTGCGATTGGCTGGCAACCGCACGCGCCTCGAGGGGACCACGCATTACACATTGGCCATTTATCCCGAGGTCTATTGGGTCAATTACGCCGAGGTGCTGCTGCACGCCATTCACCACCGCGTGCTGGTGCACATCAAGGCGTCGAGCGAGGCACAGGCGCAAGGCCACGTGTAG
- a CDS encoding DUF4412 domain-containing protein has protein sequence MRRTLAFLLLGAFATTNIGCNKLKSIAGVGGDGGTENAGSEKSLSQVLNGFEGEIGIHAAGKSIGSSGAPFDVTLAVKGDKLRADLPPSLTGGGGGAMQGYVIVRSDEKKLFFVQDAQKQAIIVDLNKAGEQFAKMKEGGFGMGAGKPSAPAPSHPPPKITKTGKTDTVVGQKCENWDIEDTESHKKVQVCVAEQGVSWFRIPMVGAPAEMAWTGELLDGNHFPLRAIIFDPAGTEEGRIEVSRLDKKTLPESQFQVPPDYKQVDLAQMMSAGFAGQVPGQPAPGFPSKHRPRKH, from the coding sequence ATGCGAAGAACTCTTGCGTTCCTGCTCCTCGGTGCGTTTGCCACCACGAACATTGGCTGCAACAAGCTCAAGTCCATCGCGGGGGTTGGCGGCGACGGGGGGACCGAAAATGCCGGCTCCGAGAAGAGCCTTTCGCAGGTCCTCAATGGCTTCGAAGGTGAAATCGGTATTCACGCTGCCGGCAAATCGATAGGCTCGAGCGGTGCGCCCTTCGACGTCACCCTCGCCGTGAAGGGCGACAAATTGCGCGCGGACCTTCCGCCCTCGCTAACGGGAGGTGGCGGAGGCGCGATGCAAGGCTACGTCATTGTTCGCTCGGACGAGAAGAAGCTTTTCTTCGTACAAGACGCGCAGAAGCAAGCCATCATCGTCGACTTGAACAAGGCGGGCGAGCAATTCGCCAAAATGAAGGAGGGCGGCTTCGGCATGGGGGCGGGCAAGCCGTCGGCCCCGGCGCCGTCGCATCCGCCCCCCAAGATCACGAAGACGGGAAAGACGGATACGGTGGTCGGCCAGAAGTGCGAAAATTGGGATATCGAAGACACCGAGTCGCACAAGAAAGTGCAAGTCTGCGTGGCCGAGCAAGGCGTGTCCTGGTTTCGCATTCCGATGGTCGGCGCCCCGGCGGAAATGGCCTGGACGGGCGAGCTTCTCGACGGAAACCACTTCCCGTTGCGCGCCATCATCTTCGACCCCGCCGGCACCGAAGAAGGTCGCATCGAGGTATCGCGCTTGGACAAAAAGACCCTTCCTGAGTCGCAATTCCAAGTGCCGCCGGACTACAAGCAGGTGGACCTCGCACAGATGATGAGCGCTGGGTTCGCCGGCCAGGTTCCGGGTCAGCCGGCGCCGGGATTTCCCTCCAAGCATCGTCCGCGCAAGCACTAG
- a CDS encoding antibiotic biosynthesis monooxygenase, producing MRTVVPMSGLTRGINRSILGIAAAAALALTVPSGAVVWAQTSEIEQHHPENPGLTSIAFVHAIPGQEKELGRRLLALVAPTRREPGNINYDIHQSNDDPATWAVYENWRAQADLDAHFQTPYFLDFINHSGEVLTGPPDIRYFTMKSRQVPPKHPRPE from the coding sequence ATGCGAACCGTCGTGCCCATGTCTGGTCTTACACGTGGCATCAATCGATCCATTCTCGGGATTGCGGCTGCTGCAGCACTCGCCCTCACCGTTCCCTCGGGTGCCGTAGTATGGGCACAGACGTCGGAGATCGAGCAGCACCATCCGGAAAATCCAGGCCTCACATCCATTGCCTTCGTCCACGCCATTCCTGGGCAGGAAAAAGAGCTGGGCCGCCGCCTCCTAGCTCTCGTCGCCCCAACGAGACGGGAGCCAGGCAATATCAACTATGACATCCATCAATCCAATGACGATCCGGCGACGTGGGCAGTCTACGAGAACTGGCGCGCCCAGGCGGACCTCGACGCCCACTTTCAGACGCCCTATTTTCTCGACTTCATAAACCACTCGGGCGAAGTGCTCACCGGCCCTCCCGACATCCGTTATTTCACGATGAAGAGCCGGCAAGTTCCGCCCAAGCACCCGCGCCCGGAATAG
- a CDS encoding carboxy terminal-processing peptidase, giving the protein MRRSLALFVLLFSCRSPDGPDAGVPSPPAASQARPSDRDRDLPETPRDPRETVLSEAAITLLSEHVLGKPIDDATSKDAFERMVDDLDAAKIFLLEGDVQRLARFETEMDDELRSGDLVLGRKAAALLASRRRVVADIVAGVLAKPLDFTANESIETDPKKRAFCKSEEELTARWRGELKLRVLERTQELEEILEKRAQPKLNGKAADPDDAKRDAAAEKALGDIPPTFEGRRDKVQKELATRFATQFTRLAAVDKLVPAATFLNAVNGAFDPHTNYLPPAEEAELDIALTGRLEGIGATLREQEHYILVNDLVPGGAAWQQGNLEVGDLIMAVTQEGKAPVDVMDMPIGKVVSMIRGPKGTVVILTVKKADGSAKTISITRDIVRIEATYARGAVLKTKGSGDIGYVNLPGFYGESKMPGERNATDDMRTILTQISKKGVTSLVFDLRGNGGGLLTQARDIAGLFVKEGPIVQTKVGSGKVEVLRDTDPSIAFNGNVVVLVDRFSASAAEIVAGALQDYERAVVVGTGATHGKGTVQVVIDLDRQTKAKGDPLGLYKVTVQEYFRVSGGSTQLKGVVPDILLPDPMSFVESGERKLPHAIPWSTIGPAPFVKVQHAWKATDLASASATRTSSNVDLATVSRLANLMATRKDKTLKPLERTAWQAEYKRTRADLDALDPKKHEPKPLMEVVSLTPQTSSDPRLQRHLDKWKGILASDLWVDESAHILADMKKAH; this is encoded by the coding sequence GTGCGTCGTTCCCTCGCTCTTTTCGTGCTGCTTTTCTCTTGTCGCTCGCCGGACGGCCCCGACGCGGGGGTACCGTCCCCTCCCGCCGCGTCGCAGGCGCGCCCCTCGGACCGCGATCGCGACCTTCCAGAGACTCCCCGCGACCCTCGCGAGACCGTTCTATCGGAGGCCGCGATCACGCTCCTGTCGGAGCACGTGCTCGGCAAGCCCATCGACGACGCGACCTCGAAGGACGCGTTCGAGCGCATGGTCGACGATCTCGACGCCGCGAAGATCTTCCTCCTCGAGGGGGACGTGCAGAGGCTCGCGCGCTTCGAGACGGAGATGGACGACGAGCTCCGTTCCGGCGATCTCGTGCTCGGACGCAAGGCGGCGGCGCTCCTCGCCAGCCGGCGCCGCGTCGTCGCCGACATCGTCGCTGGGGTTCTCGCCAAGCCGCTCGACTTCACGGCGAACGAATCGATCGAGACCGATCCAAAGAAGCGTGCATTCTGCAAGTCAGAGGAGGAGCTGACGGCGCGCTGGCGCGGTGAGCTCAAGCTACGGGTCCTCGAACGGACGCAGGAGCTCGAAGAGATCCTCGAGAAACGGGCGCAACCAAAGCTGAACGGGAAAGCCGCCGACCCCGACGATGCCAAGCGCGACGCGGCCGCGGAGAAGGCACTCGGTGACATTCCCCCGACCTTCGAGGGACGGCGCGACAAGGTGCAGAAAGAGTTGGCCACCCGATTCGCGACGCAGTTCACGCGACTCGCCGCCGTCGACAAGCTCGTGCCCGCGGCGACGTTTCTCAACGCTGTGAACGGCGCCTTCGACCCGCATACGAACTATCTGCCGCCCGCGGAGGAAGCCGAGCTCGACATCGCTCTCACGGGCCGCCTCGAGGGGATCGGCGCCACGCTGCGTGAGCAAGAGCACTACATCCTCGTGAACGACCTCGTTCCCGGCGGCGCCGCATGGCAGCAGGGGAATCTCGAAGTCGGCGATCTCATCATGGCGGTGACGCAGGAGGGCAAAGCCCCCGTCGACGTGATGGACATGCCGATTGGGAAGGTCGTGAGCATGATCCGCGGGCCGAAAGGCACGGTCGTCATCCTCACGGTCAAGAAGGCGGATGGATCGGCCAAGACGATCTCGATCACGCGCGACATCGTGCGGATCGAGGCCACGTATGCGCGCGGCGCTGTCCTGAAGACGAAGGGCAGCGGAGACATCGGGTACGTGAATCTTCCCGGTTTCTACGGCGAGTCGAAAATGCCGGGCGAGCGCAACGCCACCGACGACATGCGCACGATCCTGACCCAGATCTCGAAGAAGGGCGTGACGTCGCTCGTCTTCGACCTCCGCGGCAACGGGGGCGGCCTCCTCACGCAGGCGCGAGACATCGCCGGGCTCTTCGTGAAGGAAGGCCCGATCGTCCAGACGAAGGTCGGTTCCGGGAAGGTGGAAGTGCTGCGTGACACGGATCCATCGATCGCGTTCAACGGAAACGTCGTCGTCCTCGTGGACCGCTTCAGCGCCTCGGCCGCGGAGATCGTTGCGGGCGCGCTCCAGGATTACGAGCGGGCCGTGGTGGTGGGGACCGGTGCGACGCACGGCAAGGGCACCGTGCAGGTGGTGATCGATCTCGATCGGCAAACGAAGGCGAAGGGTGACCCGCTCGGCCTCTACAAAGTGACCGTTCAGGAGTACTTCCGCGTGAGCGGCGGCTCCACACAGCTGAAGGGCGTGGTGCCCGACATCCTTCTTCCTGATCCGATGTCGTTCGTTGAATCCGGCGAGCGCAAGCTCCCGCACGCGATTCCGTGGTCGACGATCGGTCCGGCCCCCTTCGTGAAAGTGCAACACGCGTGGAAGGCGACCGACCTCGCGTCTGCGAGCGCGACGCGCACGAGCAGCAACGTCGATCTCGCCACGGTCTCCCGGTTGGCGAATCTGATGGCGACGCGGAAGGACAAGACGCTGAAGCCACTCGAGCGCACTGCGTGGCAAGCCGAGTACAAGCGCACGAGGGCGGATCTCGACGCGCTCGATCCGAAGAAGCACGAACCGAAGCCGCTCATGGAAGTCGTGTCGCTCACGCCGCAGACGTCGTCGGATCCGCGTTTGCAACGGCACCTCGACAAGTGGAAGGGCATCCTCGCAAGCGACCTCTGGGTCGACGAGAGCGCGCACATCCTCGCGGATATGAAGAAAGCTCACTAG